In one Acomys russatus chromosome X, mAcoRus1.1, whole genome shotgun sequence genomic region, the following are encoded:
- the Vgll1 gene encoding transcription cofactor vestigial-like protein 1: MENVKKAGVQKIKWRQKPKKTVWSSRCVIFTYFQGDVDTMVDEHFSKSLRNLKKLQGSSSSSHSENVVPSNDSSMASNQRHLSPGTKPQPEASLARDANSSGSSDKCGPKAMVQYPRSTPMVHSAYPQELWQVSSLVRQDCFGPVYSHVSPGRLVAPDVYSDWINESRLHLLHQDRYVNRPLEPPARENYHLSMMAANTGLLLNMPPGSHYCKEMFTDTCKVPVVDSQLA, from the exons ATGGAAAACGTGAAGAAGGCTGGTGTCCAAAAGATCAAATGGCGGCAAAAACCAAAGAAGACTGTATGGAGTTCCCGGTGTGTCATTTTCACTTACTTCCAAGGAGACGTTGACACCATGGTGGATGAGCACTTCTCCAAATCTCTGAGAAACCTCAAGAAGCTGCAGGGATCAAGTTCCTCGAGCCACAGTGAAAATGTGGTCCCCAGCAATG ATAGCAGCATGGCCTCTAATCAGCGGCATCTCTCTCCTGGGACAAAGCCACAACCAGAAGCATCTCTTGCAAGAGATGCCAACAGCAGCGGCAGCTCAGATAAATGTGGTCCTAAGGCTATGGTTCAGTACCCACGGTCCACGCCCATGGTCCACTCCGCATATCCTCAGGAGCTGTGGCAAGTCTCCTCTCTAGTGAGGCAGGACTGCTTTGGGCCTGTCTACTCTCATGTCTCTCCTGGCAGGCTTGTGGCTCCAGATGTCTACTCTGATTGGATAAATGAGTCTCGTCTACATTTACTGCACCAGGATAGATACGTAAACCGTCCTCTGGAACCTCCCGCCAGGGAGAACTACCACCTCTCAATGATGGCCGCAAACACAGGATTGCTCCTGAACATGCCTCCTGGCTCACACTACTGTAAGGAAATGTTTACAGATACTTGCAAGGTTCCTGTGGTTGACAGTCAGTTGGCATGA